The Sporomusa termitida genome has a window encoding:
- a CDS encoding ABC transporter ATP-binding protein, whose translation MVDGRVAPVVRPGESRGNPLGRFNKRPEKLKNAKDTMQRLLAYLGGKKKLIILTFLLCFVTTIISIIGTRLNGYAVDQFIETRDMPGLLKLCIILAAIYCVSVVSTYWQNRLMVDIAQRTSANIRRDLYRNIQKLPLQYFDTHSSGDLMSRLTNDVDNINMTLAQNIIQLFSGTVNIVGMLAAMLLLSPVLTLVGLTTIPLTFLLTKLIIKQTQPFFIKQQQELGNLNGYIEERISGQKLIILCGWEEQAKEDFANINKRLTKSAIFAQAFSGIMGPVNNAVNNLTYFMITVSGAYMIFSGSNITVGVIFTFILYMRNFTRPLNETLNIFNTIQSALAGAERVFEVMDAPKEKDAEQAKEVSRLNGEIMLRQVNFSYTKEQRILKNVSLKAHKGQTIAIVGPTGSGKTTMINLLNKFYDIDSGEILIDGENIDNMKRSSLRRAIAMVLQDTYLFSESVRENIRYGRLTATDIEVEQAARLANAHRFIKQLPQGYDTVLTDNGGNLSQGQRQLLALARAVLAQASILILDEATSSVDTRTEAAIQKAMLNLMQGKTAFVIAHRLSTIRNADAILAVKDGQIIERGTHQELMAKGNFYAGLYNSQFRGLQMEIAEQKNIGAVADL comes from the coding sequence ATGGTTGATGGAAGAGTGGCGCCCGTGGTGAGACCTGGAGAGTCGCGGGGAAATCCGCTGGGCAGGTTCAATAAGCGGCCTGAAAAGCTTAAAAACGCCAAGGACACGATGCAGCGGTTACTGGCGTATTTAGGCGGTAAAAAGAAGCTGATCATCCTGACCTTTCTGCTGTGTTTCGTCACAACGATCATCAGCATTATCGGCACCCGGCTGAATGGATACGCCGTCGATCAGTTTATCGAAACCCGAGATATGCCCGGGCTGCTTAAGCTTTGTATTATTTTAGCGGCCATCTATTGCGTGAGCGTTGTTTCAACCTATTGGCAGAACCGGTTGATGGTGGACATCGCCCAGCGGACTTCCGCGAATATCAGAAGAGATTTATATCGCAATATCCAAAAACTTCCTTTGCAGTATTTTGACACCCATTCCAGCGGGGATTTAATGAGCAGGCTTACTAATGATGTCGATAATATTAATATGACTTTAGCGCAAAATATCATCCAGCTTTTTTCCGGTACTGTAAACATTGTCGGCATGCTTGCGGCCATGCTGCTTTTAAGTCCGGTGCTCACCCTCGTCGGATTAACAACCATACCGCTGACGTTTTTGCTGACCAAGCTGATTATTAAGCAAACCCAACCGTTTTTTATCAAGCAGCAACAGGAGCTGGGCAATTTAAACGGATATATCGAAGAAAGAATATCGGGGCAAAAGCTGATTATCCTCTGCGGTTGGGAAGAACAGGCGAAGGAAGATTTTGCAAACATTAATAAAAGACTGACGAAAAGTGCCATTTTTGCCCAGGCTTTTTCCGGAATTATGGGTCCTGTCAATAACGCCGTTAATAACCTTACGTATTTCATGATTACTGTCAGTGGGGCGTATATGATATTTTCCGGCAGCAATATCACTGTAGGCGTGATCTTTACTTTTATCCTGTATATGAGAAACTTTACCCGCCCGCTCAATGAGACGCTGAATATCTTCAACACCATCCAATCGGCCTTGGCCGGGGCGGAAAGGGTATTTGAAGTGATGGATGCACCGAAGGAGAAAGATGCCGAGCAAGCAAAAGAAGTTTCCCGTTTAAATGGCGAAATCATGCTGCGACAGGTCAATTTTTCTTATACCAAGGAGCAGAGAATACTTAAAAATGTAAGCTTAAAAGCCCATAAAGGACAGACAATTGCGATCGTAGGACCCACAGGCTCCGGGAAAACAACCATGATCAATTTGCTAAACAAGTTCTATGATATTGACAGCGGCGAGATCCTCATTGATGGCGAGAATATCGACAATATGAAAAGAAGCAGCTTAAGAAGAGCCATTGCCATGGTTTTGCAGGATACTTATCTTTTCTCGGAGAGCGTCCGCGAGAATATTCGGTATGGACGCTTAACCGCGACCGATATAGAAGTTGAACAGGCTGCAAGGCTAGCCAATGCGCATCGCTTCATCAAACAGTTGCCGCAGGGCTATGATACGGTCCTGACCGACAACGGCGGCAACCTGTCGCAGGGGCAGCGGCAGTTGTTGGCCCTGGCGCGGGCAGTATTGGCGCAAGCGTCTATTCTTATTTTGGATGAGGCGACTTCATCCGTAGATACCCGGACGGAAGCCGCGATTCAAAAGGCAATGCTGAACCTGATGCAAGGAAAGACCGCCTTTGTTATCGCCCATAGATTAAGCACCATAAGAAATGCCGATGCAATCCTGGCCGTAAAAGACGGGCAAATCATTGAGCGGGGAACACACCAGGAATTGATGGCAAAGGGAAATTTTTATGCCGGACTTTATAACAGCCAGTTTAGGGGGCTGCAGATGGAAATAGCTGAGCAGAAAAACATCGGCGCAGTTGCCGATCTGTAA